In Beijerinckia indica subsp. indica ATCC 9039, the genomic window CCGCGCAGGATTGCGCGCGGCTCAAGGCCCATCGCATTGGGACCGTGCTCGTTGGCGAAAGCCTGATGCGGGAGCAAGATGTGACGGCGGCGACACGCCGGCTGCTCGATCTGCCGCCGGAGGCCGTGACGGGCCCGGTCCATGCCGTTTTGGAGTCATGAGGGGCGCTTCATGAGTTCCTTGACCCATCTGACGAGCCATGGCGAAGCCGTCATGGTCGATGTCTCCGATAAGGCAGAGACCGAGCGGGTCGCGATCGCCGAGGCCCGGGTCGTCATGCGTATGGAAACGCTGGAACTGGCTCTCTCGGGCAATGCCGAAAAAGGCGATGTCGTGGCAACGGCCCGGATCGCTGGCATCATGGCCGCGAAAAAGACGCATGAGCTGATCCCGCTCTGTCATCCGCTGCTCCTGACCAAGGTTGGCGTCGATCTTGAACCCGATCCTTCGCTGCCCGGTTTTCGCGTCCAGGCCCTTGCCAAGGTGAAGGGTCAGACTGGCGTCGAAATGGAAGCTTTGACCGCCGTCTCCGTGGCCTGCCTGACGCTTTATGACATGCTGAAGGCCGTTGACCGTTTCATGCGCATTGAAGGAATAGGCCTCCTGGAAAAACAGGGAGGCAAATCAGGTTCCTGGAAACGAGAAAAAGAATGAACGCGGTTGCCCCGCACAAAAATGCAGGTCCTGTTAAAACGGACCAACCGAAACCGGCCCTGTCCGTCGCTGAGGCGCGCCGGACGATTTTGACGAGCGTCGCCCTGCCGCGCGCCGTCGAAACCGTGGCCCTTGCCGAAGCGCATGGCCGCACATTGGCCGCGCCTCTTGCCGCCAAGCGCACGCAGCCGCCCTTCGCCGCTTCGGCGATGGATGGCTATGCGATCCGCGCTGACGATCTGCACAGTGCTCGCGCGCCGGTCAAACTCACGCTCATCGGTGAAAGCGCGGCGGGCCATGGTTTTGCCGGCACAGTCGGGCCTATGGAGACCGTGCGGATCTTTACCGGTGCTCCGGTGCCGGAAGGCACCGATACGATCCTCATCCAGGAATTGGTGACAATCGAGGATGGTTTGATCCTGCCGCAAAAGACACCGCCGCGTGGCCGCTACATTCGCGAGGCGGGTCTCGATTTTCAGGAAGGGGAGATTCTGCTTCCGGAGGGGCGCCGCTTGAGCGCTGCCGATCTCGCTTTGGCGGCGGCGATGAACCACGCTGTCGTGCCGGTGACGAAACAGCCGCGTGTTGGCATTCTCGCGACGGGCGATGAATTGGTGCGGCCGGGCGAGGCGCTCGGACCCTCGCAGATCGTCTCTTCCAATTCCTACGCTATTGCGGCGCAGGTGCGTGCCGCCGGCGGTCTGCCCGTCGATCTTGGCATTGCGGGGGATAATGCCATAGCGCTTGCGCAAGGCATTGCCGCGGCCCGCATGCTCAAGGTCGATGTGCTGGTGATCTCGGGCGGCGTGTCCGTCGGTGATTACGATCTCGTGCGCAAGGCTTTGTTGCAGGAAGGCATGGAATTGAGCTTCTGGCGCATCGCCATGCGTCCCGGACGGCCGCTCATTCATGGCATGCTGGGAGATATGGCGATTTTGGGTCTGCCGGGTAATCCGGTCGCCGCGCTCGTCTGCGGCCTGCTGTTTTTGACACCCCTTGTGCGTATTTTGGATGGAGAGGCTGGCGTGCTCGAAGCCGATCCGAGCGAACCGGCGCTTCTTGCCGAGGCGCTTCCCGAAAACGATGCGCGCGAGGATTTCTTGCGGGCCACTTATGTGCGGACAGACAATGGTCTGCCGTCCGTCACACCCTTTGCGGCGCAGGATTCCTCCTTGCTGCATGTGATGGCCGAGGCCAATTGCCTGTTGATTCGACCACCTCATGCTCCGACCGCTTCGGCTGGCGACCCATGCCGGATCATCCGGCTTGATCGCTAAAGCATCTTGCGGAACACAGGGCGAACAGATATAGTCTGTTCACTGTTTGTTTAAGGTTTGCGGGCAATTTGCGGGGGCATATCCGCAAACAGGGTCCGCTTCCAAGCAGTCAGCCTGGGACGTTTGCCGCAATGTCAATCGTTCTTCTCAAGGGATGAAAGGGCCGGGACGATGCTCACCAAGAAGCAGAGCGAATTGCTGCGCTTCATTCATGAACGTCTCAAGGAAACCGGAGTCCCACCGTCCTTTGACGAGATGAAAGAGGCCCTGGACCTCCGCTCCAAATCGGGGATTCATCGTTTGGTCATGGCTTTGGAGGAACGCGGCTTCATCCGCCGTCTTCCCAATCGCGCGCGCGCCCTTGAAGTGGTGCGTCTGCCCGATGCCGCGACGCCGCCCGTGCCACCCCACGGCAGGAAATTCTCGCCCAGCGTCATCGAGGGAGATCTTGGCCGCGTCAGGCCACATACTCCGCATACTGACGACGAGGATTCGGAACTTACCACGGTCGCCATCCCCGTCATGGGGCGGATCGCCGCCGGCACGCCGATCAGTGCCTTGCAGCATCGCAGCCATACGATCGGCCTGCCGATGGATATGCTGCCTGCGGGCGAACATTACGCCCTGGAAGTGCGCGGCGATTCCATGATCGATGCTGGCATTCTCGATGCCGATACGGTGATCATCCGCCGCCAGGATAATGCGGAAAACGGCGATATCGTCGTCGCCTTGATCGATGATGAAGAAGCAACCTTGAAACGTCTGCGGCGGCGCGGGGCCTCGATCGCGTTGGAACCCGCCAATTCGGCCTATGAGACCCGGATTTTCGGGCCTGATCGTGTGCGTATTCAAGGCAAGCTGGTCAGCCTCATCCGGCGTTATTGAGGCATCCTCGAGCCCAGCGCGGGTTATGCCTCAACGGGAACACTGAGGCTCTAAGCCTTTATAAGTACGCAGCTTTCCATAGGCGTCGCGGTTCAGCCCTTCCAACCCCAAGTCTGGGGGAATTCCTCCTGTTCAGACCAGCTCCGCCACGGACGATCGCTCGACGCGTC contains:
- the lexA gene encoding transcriptional repressor LexA; this encodes MLTKKQSELLRFIHERLKETGVPPSFDEMKEALDLRSKSGIHRLVMALEERGFIRRLPNRARALEVVRLPDAATPPVPPHGRKFSPSVIEGDLGRVRPHTPHTDDEDSELTTVAIPVMGRIAAGTPISALQHRSHTIGLPMDMLPAGEHYALEVRGDSMIDAGILDADTVIIRRQDNAENGDIVVALIDDEEATLKRLRRRGASIALEPANSAYETRIFGPDRVRIQGKLVSLIRRY
- the glp gene encoding gephyrin-like molybdotransferase Glp gives rise to the protein MNAVAPHKNAGPVKTDQPKPALSVAEARRTILTSVALPRAVETVALAEAHGRTLAAPLAAKRTQPPFAASAMDGYAIRADDLHSARAPVKLTLIGESAAGHGFAGTVGPMETVRIFTGAPVPEGTDTILIQELVTIEDGLILPQKTPPRGRYIREAGLDFQEGEILLPEGRRLSAADLALAAAMNHAVVPVTKQPRVGILATGDELVRPGEALGPSQIVSSNSYAIAAQVRAAGGLPVDLGIAGDNAIALAQGIAAARMLKVDVLVISGGVSVGDYDLVRKALLQEGMELSFWRIAMRPGRPLIHGMLGDMAILGLPGNPVAALVCGLLFLTPLVRILDGEAGVLEADPSEPALLAEALPENDAREDFLRATYVRTDNGLPSVTPFAAQDSSLLHVMAEANCLLIRPPHAPTASAGDPCRIIRLDR
- the moaC gene encoding cyclic pyranopterin monophosphate synthase MoaC, with product MSSLTHLTSHGEAVMVDVSDKAETERVAIAEARVVMRMETLELALSGNAEKGDVVATARIAGIMAAKKTHELIPLCHPLLLTKVGVDLEPDPSLPGFRVQALAKVKGQTGVEMEALTAVSVACLTLYDMLKAVDRFMRIEGIGLLEKQGGKSGSWKREKE